One region of Glycine max cultivar Williams 82 chromosome 9, Glycine_max_v4.0, whole genome shotgun sequence genomic DNA includes:
- the LOC100500533 gene encoding uncharacterized protein LOC100500533 — MNSVARRLSRLFRHSGFTPEPFNNGHHQMQKLQQCRGIRVKVIGGNLEAALGLMQRKMQSSGIERMIKQEQRFHIKNSEKRVLAQKNLERKIRSEDLARKLKAIMIKKVRGL; from the exons ATGAACTCAGTTGCAAGGCGTTTATCAAGATTATTCAGACATTCAGGTTTCACGCCTGAACCCTTCAATAATGGCCATCATCAAATGCAGAAGCTTCAGCAATGCAGAGGCATAAGAGTGAAGGTCATAGGTGGGAACTTGGAAGCAGCATTGGGATTGATGCAGCGTAAGATGCAATCAAGTGGGATTGAGAGGATGATAAAGCAAGAGCAAAGATTCCATATCAAAAACTCTGAGAAGCGTGTTTTAGCCCAAAAGAACTTGGAGCGGAAGATTCGATCTGAAGATCTTGCTAGGAAACTTAAGGCCATTATGATCAAGAAAGTCAG GGGTCTATGA
- the LOC100809249 gene encoding pentatricopeptide repeat-containing protein At1g71460, chloroplastic, which yields MENSVSSLSLCFPPNPKTHIFQAFSFRPSPRSPPPPSKTHHTKPPRFTTPRKHRTKKPKPFTEKDAFPSSLPLHNKNPIFIFKDIKRFARQNKLKEALTILDYVDQRGIPVDATTFSSVVAACIRAKSLPQGREVHTHIRINGLENNSFLRTKLVHMYTACGSLEDAQKLFDGLPCESVYPWNALLRGTVVSGKRQYIDVLKTYTEMRALGVELNVYSFSNVIKSFAGARAFSQGLKTHGLLIKNGLVDNYILRTSLIDMYFKCGKVRLACRVFEEIPERDVVVWGAMLAGFAHNRLQREVLEYVRWMVEEGVKPNSVVMTIVIPVIGEVCARRLGQEFHAYVVKTKSYSKLVPVQSSLIDMYCKCGDMISARRVFYGSKERNVVCWTALMSGYAANGKLEQALRSTIWMQQEGFRPDVVTLATVLPVCAQLRALEQGKQIHAYALKHWFLPNVSVASSLMTMYSKCGVVEYSRRLFDNMEQRNVISWTAMIDSYIENGYLCEALGVIRSMQLSKHRPDSVAIGRMLSVCGERKLVKLGKEIHGQILKRDFTSVHFVSAELINMYGFFGDINKANLVFNAVPVKGSMTWTALIRAYGYNELYQDAVNLFDQMRYSPNHFTFEAILSICDKAGFVDDACRIFNSMPRYKIEASKEHFAIMVRLLTHNGQLEKAQRFEQMSSFL from the coding sequence ATGGAAAACTCTGTTTCATCTCTCTCACTATGTTTCCCTCCAAACCCCAAAACCCACATTTTCCAAGCTTTCAGCTTTAGACCCTCCCCACGATCCCCACCACCACCCTCCAAAACCCACCACACAAAACCTCCCAGATTCACCACCCCCAGAAAGCACAGAACCAAAAAGCCAAAACCCTTCACCGAAAAAGACGCGTTTCCGAGCTCCCTACCCCTCCACAACAAAAACCCaatcttcatcttcaaagaCATCAAACGCTTCGCTCGCCAGAACAAGCTCAAGGAGGCTCTCACCATCTTGGACTACGTTGACCAGCGCGGCATCCCCGTCGACGCCACCACTTTCTCTTCTGTCGTCGCCGCGTGCATTCGTGCCAAGTCACTGCCACAAGGAAGGGAAGTTCACACCCACATCAGAATCAATGGACTCGAAAACAACTCTTtcttgcggacaaagcttgttCACATGTACACCGCATGTGGGTCGTTGGAAGATGCGCAGAAGCTGTTTGATGGATTGCCCTGCGAGAGCGTGTACCCGTGGAACGCTTTGCTCAGAGGGACTGTGGTTTCTGGGAAGAGACAGTACATTGATGTGCTCAAGACTTATACTGAGATGAGGGCATTGGGGGTTGAGTTGAATGTGTATAGTTTCTCTAATGTGATTAAGAGTTTCGCTGGCGCGAGAGCATTTTCGCAAGGATTGAAGACTCATGGACTTTTGATTAAAAATGGATTGGTGGATAACTACATTCTTAGGACCAGTTTGATTGATATGTACTTCAAGTGTGGGAAGGTTAGGCTCGCGTGCCGGGTGTTTGAGGAAATTCCCGAGAGGGATGTTGTTGTGTGGGGGGCGATGCTTGCTGGGTTTGCGCACAATAGGTTGCAGAGGGAGGTGTTGGAGTATGTGAGGTGGATGGTGGAGGAGGGAGTGAAGCCAAATTCGGTTGTGATGACGATTGTTATTCCTGTGATCGGGGAGGTTTGTGCGAGGAGGTTGGGTCAGGAGTTTCATGCTTATGTTGTGAAAACTAAATCGTACTCTAAGCTGGTGCCCGTTCAGTCTTCTTTGATTGATATGTATTGCAAGTGTGGGGATATGATTTCGGCGAGACGGGTTTTTTATGGTTCAAAGGAGAGGAATGTGGTTTGTTGGACTGCTCTGATGTCGGGGTATGCTgcgaatgggaaactagagcaGGCGCTGAGGTCCACGATTTGGATGCAGCAAGAAGGGTTCAGGCCTGATGTGGTGACACTTGCCACTGTTCTTCCGGTTTGTGCACAGTTGAGGGCTTTGGAACAAGGGAAGCAGATTCATGCGTATGCTTTGAAACATTGGTTTCTGCCTAATGTGTCTGTAGCTTCTTCATTGATGACGATGTACTCCAAGTGTGGTGTTGTTGAGTATTCTAGAAGGTTATTTGATAATATGGAACAAAGGAATGTGATTTCATGGACCGCCATGATTGATTCGTATATTGAAAATGGGTATCTGTGTGAAGCACTTGGTGTGATTAGGTCAATGCAATTGTCAAAGCACAGGCCAGACTCTGTTGCTATTGGAAGGATGTTGAGTGTTTGTGGTGAACGAAAACTTGTGAAGCTTGGGAAGGAGATTCATGGGCAGATATTGAAAAGGGACTTTACATCAGTCCATTTTGTTTCTGCAGAACTTATCAATATGTATGGTTTCTTTGGAGATATTAATAAGGCCAATTTGGTGTTTAATGCAGTTCCAGTTAAAGGTTCTATGACATGGACTGCTCTTATTAGGGCCTATGGATATAATGAATTGTATCAAGATGCAGTTAACCTTTTTGATCAAATGAGATATTCTCCAAACCACTTTACCTTTGAAGCCATTCTATCTATATGTGACAAAGCTGGATTTGTTGATGATGCTTGTAGAATCTTCAATTCAATGCCTAGATATAAAATTGAAGCATCTAAGGAACACTTCGCTATTATGGTGCGATTACTTACACACAATGGTCAACTAGAGAAAGCTCAGAGATTTGAACAAATGAGTTCTTTCTTGTAG
- the LOC100808186 gene encoding ELMO domain-containing protein A isoform X1, whose protein sequence is MDDRGGSFVAVRRISQGLDRSNTCHSSSAEFVTGSTAWLGRGLSCVCAQRRESDARPSFDLTPAQEECLQRLQSRIDIPYDGSVPEHQDALRDLWNAAFPEEELHGLISEQWKDMGWQGKDPSTDFRGGGFISLENLLFFARNFPKSFQDLLRKQEGDRSVWEYPFAVAGVNITFMLIQMLDLEAVKPRTLVGATFLKFLAENDSAFDLLYCITFKMMDQQWLSMRASYMDFNTVMKSTRRQLEKELLLEDIMRLEDVPSYKLLTR, encoded by the exons ATGGATGATAGAGGCGGTTCCTTCGTCGCTGTGAGAAGAATTTCGCAGGGTCTTGATCGAAGCAACACGTGCCATTCAAGTTCCG CTGAGTTTGTGACAGGATCAACAGCATGGCTTGGCAGAGGTCTGTCCTGTGTCTGTGCACAGAGAAGAGAAAGTGATGCCCGACCCTCTTTTGATTTAACTCCAGCCCAG GAGGAGTGCTTGCAGAGACTACAAAGTCGCATTGATATTCCATACGATGGTTCTGTCCCTGAGCACCAG GATGCCCTAAGAGATTTATGGAATGCAGCATTTCCCGAAGAAGAACTCCATGGTTTGATTTCTGAGCAGTGGAAGGACATGGGCTGGCAAGGGAAGGATCCATCAACAGATTTTAG GGGTGGTGGTTTCATATCATTGGagaatttgttgttttttgctAGGAATTTCCCG AAATCCTTTCAAGATCTTTTACGGAAGCAGGAAGGAGATCGGTCAGTGTGGGAATATCCATTTGCTGTTGCTGGTGTTAACATCACATTCATGCTTATTcagatgctggatcttgaagcaG TCAAACCTCGGACACTGGTGGGAGCAACTTTCCTAAAATTTCTTGCAG AAAATGATTCAGCTTTTGATCTTCTCTATTGCATAACATTCAAGATGATGGATCAACAATGGCTTTCTATGCGTGCTTCATACATGGATTTTAAT ACAGTAATGAAATCTACACGCCGTCAGCTGGAGAAAGAGCTTCTACTTGAAGACATAATGCGGCTAGAAGATGTACCCTCATACAAACTTCTCACACGATAG
- the LOC100808186 gene encoding ELMO domain-containing protein A isoform X3, giving the protein MDDRGGSFVAVRRISQGLDRSNTCHSSSAEFVTGSTAWLGRGLSCVCAQRRESDARPSFDLTPAQEECLQRLQSRIDIPYDGSVPEHQDALRDLWNAAFPEEELHGLISEQWKDMGWQGKDPSTDFRNFPKSFQDLLRKQEGDRSVWEYPFAVAGVNITFMLIQMLDLEAVKPRTLVGATFLKFLAENDSAFDLLYCITFKMMDQQWLSMRASYMDFNTVMKSTRRQLEKELLLEDIMRLEDVPSYKLLTR; this is encoded by the exons ATGGATGATAGAGGCGGTTCCTTCGTCGCTGTGAGAAGAATTTCGCAGGGTCTTGATCGAAGCAACACGTGCCATTCAAGTTCCG CTGAGTTTGTGACAGGATCAACAGCATGGCTTGGCAGAGGTCTGTCCTGTGTCTGTGCACAGAGAAGAGAAAGTGATGCCCGACCCTCTTTTGATTTAACTCCAGCCCAG GAGGAGTGCTTGCAGAGACTACAAAGTCGCATTGATATTCCATACGATGGTTCTGTCCCTGAGCACCAG GATGCCCTAAGAGATTTATGGAATGCAGCATTTCCCGAAGAAGAACTCCATGGTTTGATTTCTGAGCAGTGGAAGGACATGGGCTGGCAAGGGAAGGATCCATCAACAGATTTTAG GAATTTCCCG AAATCCTTTCAAGATCTTTTACGGAAGCAGGAAGGAGATCGGTCAGTGTGGGAATATCCATTTGCTGTTGCTGGTGTTAACATCACATTCATGCTTATTcagatgctggatcttgaagcaG TCAAACCTCGGACACTGGTGGGAGCAACTTTCCTAAAATTTCTTGCAG AAAATGATTCAGCTTTTGATCTTCTCTATTGCATAACATTCAAGATGATGGATCAACAATGGCTTTCTATGCGTGCTTCATACATGGATTTTAAT ACAGTAATGAAATCTACACGCCGTCAGCTGGAGAAAGAGCTTCTACTTGAAGACATAATGCGGCTAGAAGATGTACCCTCATACAAACTTCTCACACGATAG
- the LOC100526878 gene encoding uncharacterized protein isoform X2: MEGERGGAPNYELQVSFTNTPQAIHELGFVQYEENQVLGFLSPSSQSQSSPLSQSLKSDTLVVATATTAIAAAATIGFVSHSELAIKTWNNDQEVGTLDPKPVEEENCTGNGSDQGNNNAWWRSAATEKNKLKIRRKLREPRFCFQTRSDVDVLDDGYKWRKYGQKVVKNSLHPRSYYRCTHNNCRVKKRVERLSEDCRMVITTYEGRHNHSPCDDSNSSENECFTSF, encoded by the exons ATGGAAGGAGAGAGAGGTGGCGCACCCAATTATGAGCTTCAAGTTTCGTTCACCAACACCCCACAGGCCATACACGAATTGGGTTTTGTTCAATATGAAGAAAACCAGGTCCTTGGCTTCTTGTCACCCTCTTCACAATCTCAATCTTCTCCCCTCTCTCAATCCTTAAAGAGTGATACCCTCGTCGTCGCTACTGCCACCACTGCAATCGCCGCTGCAGCAACCATCGGATTCGTGAGTCATAGCGAACTTGCCATCAAAACTTGGAATAACGACCAGGAG GTAGGAACTCTGGATCCAAAGCCTGTCGAAGAAGAAAATTGCACTGGAAATGGTAGTGATCAAGGCAACAACAACGCTTG GTGGAGGAGCGCAGCAACAGAAAAGAACAAGTTGAAAATAAGGAGGAAGCTTAGAGAACCAAGGTTTTGTTTCCAAACAAGAAGTGATGTAGATGTGCTTGATGATGGTTACAAATGGAGGAAATATGGCCAGAAAGTTGTCAAGAATAGCCTTCATCCAAG AAGTTATTACCGGTGCACCCACAACAACTGTAGGGTGAAGAAGAGGGTTGAACGACTATCAGAGGATTGTCGTATGGTGATAACCACCTATGAAGGTAGACACAATCACTCCCCTTGCGACGATTCAAATTCATCAGAGAATGAATGCTTTACCTCTTTCTAG
- the LOC121172859 gene encoding transcription termination factor MTEF1, chloroplastic: MLNTRVDKLHTKVLFMQELGFLYEKALRACARLPAIFGYDVENNLWPKFVYLVKEMERDLEELNRFPQYFGFSLKERIVPRHLHLKERGVRIPLNRMLMWGNEKFYAKWK; encoded by the coding sequence ATGCTGAACACGCGCGTGGACAAGCTGCATACGAAAGTTCTGTTCATGCAAGAGTTGGGGTTTTTGTACGAGAAAGCACTCAGAGCTTGTGCTAGGTTACCCGCAATTTTCGGATATGACGTGGAGAACAATCTGTGGCCCAAGTTTGTGTATCTTGTGAAGGAAATGGAGAGAGATTTGGAGGAGCTGAATAGGTTTCCTCAATACTTTGGGTTCAGTTTGAAGGAGAGGATTGTGCCAAGGCACTTGCATTTGAAGGAGAGGGGTGTTAGGATTCCCTTAAACAGAATGTTGATGTGGGGTAATGAAAAGTTCTACGCCAAGTGGAAGTAA
- the LOC100526878 gene encoding uncharacterized protein isoform X1, with protein MEGERGGAPNYELQVSFTNTPQAIHELGFVQYEENQVLGFLSPSSQSQSSPLSQSLKSDTLVVATATTAIAAAATIGFVSHSELAIKTWNNDQEVGTLDPKPVEEENCTGNGSDQGNNNAWWRSAATEKNKLKIRRKLREPRFCFQTRSDVDVLDDGYKWRKYGQKVVKNSLHPSGRSHLLGYCRSYYRCTHNNCRVKKRVERLSEDCRMVITTYEGRHNHSPCDDSNSSENECFTSF; from the exons ATGGAAGGAGAGAGAGGTGGCGCACCCAATTATGAGCTTCAAGTTTCGTTCACCAACACCCCACAGGCCATACACGAATTGGGTTTTGTTCAATATGAAGAAAACCAGGTCCTTGGCTTCTTGTCACCCTCTTCACAATCTCAATCTTCTCCCCTCTCTCAATCCTTAAAGAGTGATACCCTCGTCGTCGCTACTGCCACCACTGCAATCGCCGCTGCAGCAACCATCGGATTCGTGAGTCATAGCGAACTTGCCATCAAAACTTGGAATAACGACCAGGAG GTAGGAACTCTGGATCCAAAGCCTGTCGAAGAAGAAAATTGCACTGGAAATGGTAGTGATCAAGGCAACAACAACGCTTG GTGGAGGAGCGCAGCAACAGAAAAGAACAAGTTGAAAATAAGGAGGAAGCTTAGAGAACCAAGGTTTTGTTTCCAAACAAGAAGTGATGTAGATGTGCTTGATGATGGTTACAAATGGAGGAAATATGGCCAGAAAGTTGTCAAGAATAGCCTTCATCCAAG TGGTCGATCTCATTTGTTGGGATATTGCAGAAGTTATTACCGGTGCACCCACAACAACTGTAGGGTGAAGAAGAGGGTTGAACGACTATCAGAGGATTGTCGTATGGTGATAACCACCTATGAAGGTAGACACAATCACTCCCCTTGCGACGATTCAAATTCATCAGAGAATGAATGCTTTACCTCTTTCTAG
- the LOC100808186 gene encoding ELMO domain-containing protein A isoform X2 — protein sequence MDDRGGSFVAVRRISQGLDRSNTCHSSSGSTAWLGRGLSCVCAQRRESDARPSFDLTPAQEECLQRLQSRIDIPYDGSVPEHQDALRDLWNAAFPEEELHGLISEQWKDMGWQGKDPSTDFRGGGFISLENLLFFARNFPKSFQDLLRKQEGDRSVWEYPFAVAGVNITFMLIQMLDLEAVKPRTLVGATFLKFLAENDSAFDLLYCITFKMMDQQWLSMRASYMDFNTVMKSTRRQLEKELLLEDIMRLEDVPSYKLLTR from the exons ATGGATGATAGAGGCGGTTCCTTCGTCGCTGTGAGAAGAATTTCGCAGGGTCTTGATCGAAGCAACACGTGCCATTCAAGTTCCG GATCAACAGCATGGCTTGGCAGAGGTCTGTCCTGTGTCTGTGCACAGAGAAGAGAAAGTGATGCCCGACCCTCTTTTGATTTAACTCCAGCCCAG GAGGAGTGCTTGCAGAGACTACAAAGTCGCATTGATATTCCATACGATGGTTCTGTCCCTGAGCACCAG GATGCCCTAAGAGATTTATGGAATGCAGCATTTCCCGAAGAAGAACTCCATGGTTTGATTTCTGAGCAGTGGAAGGACATGGGCTGGCAAGGGAAGGATCCATCAACAGATTTTAG GGGTGGTGGTTTCATATCATTGGagaatttgttgttttttgctAGGAATTTCCCG AAATCCTTTCAAGATCTTTTACGGAAGCAGGAAGGAGATCGGTCAGTGTGGGAATATCCATTTGCTGTTGCTGGTGTTAACATCACATTCATGCTTATTcagatgctggatcttgaagcaG TCAAACCTCGGACACTGGTGGGAGCAACTTTCCTAAAATTTCTTGCAG AAAATGATTCAGCTTTTGATCTTCTCTATTGCATAACATTCAAGATGATGGATCAACAATGGCTTTCTATGCGTGCTTCATACATGGATTTTAAT ACAGTAATGAAATCTACACGCCGTCAGCTGGAGAAAGAGCTTCTACTTGAAGACATAATGCGGCTAGAAGATGTACCCTCATACAAACTTCTCACACGATAG